One window from the genome of uncultured Fibrobacter sp. encodes:
- a CDS encoding OmpA family protein encodes MFFPKFVIAVSIAFNLSYALAPNKTHAVLNVSYVDDNDSPHARKKLIFVGQAQPKNKISVTTDAEGEASFMIPREDKYTIFCESLTGPFECGETPYVSLTASTGGITVVFDDTRAELTGVTFKAGSAELVPSSLKTLDAAIAGLKRNPKAKIEVEGHTSSEGGEDFNQVLSAERAYSVRLYMISKGIPEDLVTATGYGYSRPKADNSTEAGRMANRRIEIRVLNPEEVNAHEE; translated from the coding sequence ATGTTTTTTCCCAAGTTCGTTATCGCCGTGTCGATTGCGTTCAATCTTTCTTATGCCCTCGCGCCGAACAAAACGCATGCCGTCCTGAATGTTTCTTATGTAGATGATAACGATTCGCCCCACGCCCGCAAGAAGCTGATCTTTGTCGGCCAGGCCCAGCCCAAGAACAAAATATCCGTGACCACGGATGCCGAGGGCGAGGCGAGCTTCATGATTCCCCGCGAAGACAAGTACACCATCTTTTGCGAAAGCCTGACCGGGCCGTTCGAATGTGGCGAGACGCCGTACGTGTCGCTGACGGCAAGTACCGGCGGCATCACCGTCGTGTTCGACGACACGCGCGCGGAACTCACCGGAGTCACCTTCAAGGCGGGCAGTGCCGAGTTGGTCCCGAGCTCGCTCAAGACGCTCGACGCGGCCATTGCCGGGCTCAAGCGCAACCCCAAGGCGAAAATAGAAGTCGAGGGCCACACCAGCAGCGAAGGCGGCGAAGATTTCAACCAGGTGCTCTCGGCAGAACGCGCCTACAGCGTGCGCCTGTACATGATCAGCAAGGGCATCCCCGAAGACCTCGTGACCGCTACCGGCTACGGCTATTCCCGCCCCAAGGCCGACAACTCCACCGAGGCGGGCCGCATGGCCAATCGCAGGATCGAAATCCGCGTCCTCAACCCCGAAGAAGTCAACGCCCACGAAGAATAA